One stretch of Euphorbia lathyris chromosome 7, ddEupLath1.1, whole genome shotgun sequence DNA includes these proteins:
- the LOC136200574 gene encoding uncharacterized protein, whose amino-acid sequence MKQSRTTTITTTTDASLRLNYDMDEDEIEVASILLELPSLIASRNRLPLSWPAWGTKRKRSAEEFSLLRRVRSSNSPQSSCQEIIALDVPVVQPEKPAAKVKASSPATPLSFSPSESDGKPKRLKRKLSVKKKKEELLEITKECTITNESLRKEVEQSREYLMRLQSQNFNLKARKQELAQGSKKEKDNDAQVAVEVRSNKLEGEVMNEKVVGASGIPDLNVSLPVWMEFFQPLDDNKSFTKAMAAQARHRRMLICRDKNITITKLRNSRK is encoded by the exons aTGAAACAGAGTAGAACCACCACCATCACCACCACCACTGACGCCTCCTTAAGGCTTAACTACGATATGGATGAGGATGAGATTGAGGTCGCCTCAATCTTGCTTGAACTTCCAAGCCTAATCGCTTCTCGAAATCGACTTCCATTATCGTGGCCTGCTTGGGGCACCAAACGGAAGAGATCTGCCGAAGAGTTCTCGTTGCTTCGCCGCGTTCGCTCCTCTAATTCGCCGCAATCCTCTTGTCAGGAGATTATTGCGCTTGATGTCCCTGTTGTTCAGCCTGAGAAGCCCGCCGCTAAAGTTAAGGCGTCTAGCCCTGCGACGCCGCTCTCTTTCTCTCCGAGCGAATCCGACGGGAAGCCGAAACGCTTGAAGAGAAAACTCTCCGTTAAGAAG AAGAAAGAAGAGTTGCTGGAAATTACAAAGGAATGCACCATAACCAATGAATCACTGAGAAAG GAGGTAGAGCAGAGCAGGGAATACCTAATGCGTTTACAATCACAAAATTTTAACCTGAAAGCAAGAAAACAAGAG CTAGCACAAGGAAGTAAAAAGGAGAAAGATAATGATGCGCAGGTGGCAGTTGAAGTGAGGAGTAATAAATTGGAAGGAGAAGTGATGAATGAGAAAGTAGTGGGGGCAAGTGGGATTCCTGATCTGAACGTTTCGCTTCCTGTTTGGATGGAGTTTTTTCAGCCGTTAGATGATAATAAGAGTTTTACTAAAGCCATGGCTGCTCAAGCTAGACACAGAAGGATGCTGATTTGTAGGGATAAGAACATTACTATTACTAAATTACGAAACTCTCGTAAGtga